A genome region from Thermogemmatispora onikobensis includes the following:
- a CDS encoding amylo-alpha-1,6-glucosidase, with the protein MMQQSETSAMKRTSLNAWNLSLGRAICGDVQAGLEREWLVTNGLGGYAAGSLLGATTRSYHGLLVAALRPPVERWVLVTKVDEELRLPQGTVLKLGVNEYHDGTLDPQGMSYLDSVCLEGDIPCFRYRLGTALLLEKRIWMEYGQNTTYVQYTLHGSYDEGGEQAREPSLLTLLPFCVARSHHSTLRGDPGWHFQVGQDGNRYRIRASADTPVCQLIVGPSARFEPRGLWYWRVLHRHDRDRGLPCEEDVYLPGVFHLPLTPGDRVTLVLSAEQEPPAALGGPQHEEQVAQAYAHHRRRLKQLLAVADRSVEDLAQRDPVRARLAVAADQFIVARPQYVLTPTGKRYLQLSPDHKTIIAGYPWFEVWGRDAMIALPGLLLSTGRYSEARGLLKAFASSANQGLLPNRLPENATAPEYNTADASLWLFRSLDRYLAATGDWTLLKELFPALEEILQWYIRGTRYGIGMDKGDGLLFVGLGTSDLQLTWMDARVDGCPVTPRRGKPVEINALWYNALACMESWAVRLAVDATRYSQLRIQVRKHFAERFWYPEGGYLYDVVDVDGQAGENDTALRPNQLFAVALPRRLLSDEQARSIVERVRAELLTPLGLRTLSPRDARYRSRFNGDQHQRDSAYHQGTVWPWLIGAYIDAYLHVYKDNQAILPLLEPLVRHLWDACLGTISEVAEPEPPFTPAGCFAQAWSVAEVLRCWTLVTE; encoded by the coding sequence ATGATGCAACAGTCTGAGACCAGCGCAATGAAGCGCACTTCGCTGAATGCATGGAATCTCTCGCTTGGTCGCGCCATCTGCGGCGACGTTCAGGCGGGCCTGGAACGCGAATGGCTGGTTACAAACGGCCTTGGCGGCTATGCCGCTGGCTCACTTCTCGGAGCCACCACGCGCAGCTATCACGGCTTGCTGGTCGCCGCCCTTCGCCCGCCGGTTGAGCGTTGGGTACTCGTGACGAAGGTCGATGAGGAGCTTCGCCTCCCCCAGGGCACAGTCTTGAAATTGGGGGTCAACGAGTATCACGATGGCACCCTTGACCCACAGGGAATGTCGTACCTCGACAGCGTCTGTCTCGAAGGCGACATTCCCTGCTTTCGTTATCGCCTGGGTACTGCTCTTCTTCTAGAGAAGCGCATCTGGATGGAATACGGACAGAATACAACGTACGTGCAGTATACTTTGCATGGTAGCTATGACGAGGGTGGCGAGCAAGCGCGGGAACCATCGCTGTTGACCTTGCTGCCGTTTTGCGTCGCGCGTAGCCATCATAGCACACTGCGCGGCGATCCTGGCTGGCACTTCCAGGTCGGACAGGATGGGAACCGCTACCGTATCCGCGCTAGCGCTGACACCCCCGTTTGTCAGTTGATCGTCGGTCCTTCAGCCCGCTTTGAACCACGGGGTCTCTGGTATTGGCGGGTCCTCCACCGTCATGATCGCGATCGTGGCCTGCCATGCGAGGAGGATGTCTATCTGCCTGGCGTTTTCCATCTCCCGCTGACCCCCGGCGACCGGGTGACGCTCGTATTGAGTGCTGAGCAGGAGCCACCCGCTGCGTTGGGCGGCCCGCAGCACGAGGAGCAGGTCGCCCAGGCTTATGCGCACCATCGTCGCCGTCTTAAGCAGCTCCTTGCTGTGGCAGATCGCAGCGTTGAGGATCTGGCCCAACGCGATCCTGTCCGCGCCCGCCTGGCAGTGGCCGCAGACCAGTTTATTGTGGCTCGTCCGCAGTATGTGCTCACTCCTACGGGAAAGCGCTATTTGCAACTCTCGCCCGATCACAAGACGATTATTGCCGGCTATCCGTGGTTCGAGGTCTGGGGGCGCGACGCCATGATCGCTCTCCCCGGCCTGCTCTTGAGTACTGGCCGCTACAGCGAGGCCCGCGGCCTGCTGAAGGCCTTCGCCTCGTCTGCCAATCAAGGTTTGCTGCCGAACCGCCTCCCCGAGAACGCCACGGCTCCAGAGTATAATACCGCCGATGCCTCGCTCTGGCTCTTCCGCTCCCTCGATCGCTACCTGGCCGCCACCGGTGACTGGACCTTGCTGAAGGAGCTGTTTCCCGCCCTCGAGGAGATCTTGCAATGGTATATTCGCGGGACGCGCTACGGTATTGGCATGGACAAGGGCGATGGCCTGCTGTTTGTAGGATTGGGAACAAGCGATCTGCAGCTGACCTGGATGGATGCGCGCGTCGATGGCTGCCCGGTGACGCCGCGTCGCGGCAAGCCTGTGGAGATCAATGCGCTCTGGTACAATGCCCTGGCCTGCATGGAGAGCTGGGCAGTGCGCCTGGCCGTTGATGCCACGCGCTATAGTCAGCTGCGCATCCAGGTGCGCAAGCATTTCGCTGAGCGCTTCTGGTACCCCGAGGGGGGCTATCTCTACGATGTGGTCGATGTCGATGGACAGGCAGGCGAGAACGATACTGCTCTCCGCCCCAACCAGCTCTTTGCTGTGGCTTTGCCGCGTCGTTTGTTGAGCGACGAGCAGGCCCGCAGCATTGTTGAGCGTGTGCGGGCCGAGCTGCTGACACCGCTTGGGCTACGTACGCTCAGCCCCCGTGATGCTCGCTACCGCTCTCGCTTCAACGGCGATCAACACCAGCGCGACAGCGCCTATCACCAGGGGACAGTCTGGCCCTGGCTCATTGGCGCCTATATCGATGCCTACCTTCATGTCTACAAAGACAACCAGGCCATCCTGCCTTTGTTGGAGCCGCTGGTGCGCCACCTCTGGGACGCCTGCCTGGGAACAATCAGCGAGGTGGCCGAGCCAGAGCCACCTTTTACGCCTGCCGGCTGCTTCGCTCAGGCCTGGAGTGTGGCCGAGGTGCTGCGCTGTTGGACGCTGGTGACTGAGTAG
- a CDS encoding Hsp20/alpha crystallin family protein, producing MTTMVRFDPWREMMSLREAMDRLFEQTVVRPFFGTPFSPTMPLNVYETDQGYQVQALLPGVKPEDIDLTVQEHTLTIKARYPALVDEGKQVNWLLHEIGSGEYVRSITFAKPIVADQIETHYEHGLLTITVPVSEASRPKRIAITAGQPEPQKELAAASTR from the coding sequence ATGACGACGATGGTTCGCTTCGATCCCTGGCGTGAGATGATGAGCCTGCGCGAGGCGATGGACCGGCTGTTTGAGCAGACCGTTGTGCGTCCGTTCTTCGGCACACCCTTCAGCCCAACCATGCCCCTGAACGTCTATGAGACGGATCAGGGCTACCAGGTGCAGGCGCTGTTGCCGGGCGTCAAGCCGGAGGACATCGATCTGACAGTCCAGGAGCATACCCTGACGATTAAGGCGCGCTATCCGGCCCTGGTGGATGAGGGGAAGCAGGTGAACTGGCTGCTGCACGAAATCGGCTCCGGCGAGTACGTGCGCAGCATCACCTTTGCTAAGCCGATTGTGGCCGATCAGATCGAGACGCACTACGAGCATGGTCTGCTGACGATCACTGTCCCGGTGAGCGAGGCCAGTCGGCCAAAGCGCATCGCGATCACAGCCGGTCAGCCTGAGCCTCAAAAGGAGCTGGCAGCCGCTAGCACCCGCTGA
- a CDS encoding protein kinase domain-containing protein, translating to MLRCPNPRCQASYPDGTFQCSKPFCQCLLPGAVVAGRYTIEQLLGLGGMGAVYRAKDAFDEQEVALKILSLHISNMDISTAVERFKREARYAHQLRHRNIVPVLNFGQDGRLLYLAMPLVTGGTLKALLKDEKPLSLELALRYLGDLAEAVDAVHAHPQRIVHRDIKPSNLLIHQDDGRLVLTDFGIARAMEKEVPLTQRGWALGTQHYIAPEQEKGHAEPASDIYSMGVVVYQMFTGLLPFQAIVRSHSAELPPPSQLNPALNPGVDAAMLRAMHIDPAQRWPSARAFAEAVKEALAEAPTVIVPPPERSSPLRSGANVLVRTLIPENPCGACGRENRPGSRYCRHCGQALNGTSPLVIDVCQVGYISDVGRRYVAQDNEDMLLVVQGLGLGLGLPPRPFGLFGVADGLRGPEGRSIGGHEASHLAIATVADVLIPRLTALPLRGQNGAHLQAAQQAEFWLRESVLRANQVIYHSNADYNTFMASTLTVALLHCHHLYVASIGDSRAYHFVPGRGLERITRDHSLAANLVEAELLAPDDLYSSARRHRLYRYLGLAPHLQMDFFSRQVAVGDLILLCTDGLWHMLRDERLSELLARGGDLQQLARLLVDEANRAGGEGNISVILVRVQ from the coding sequence ATGCTTCGTTGTCCGAATCCGCGTTGTCAGGCCAGCTATCCTGATGGCACCTTCCAGTGCAGCAAGCCCTTCTGTCAGTGTTTGCTTCCTGGGGCAGTTGTTGCAGGGCGCTACACCATTGAGCAGCTCCTTGGGCTTGGAGGGATGGGAGCGGTCTACCGGGCCAAAGATGCTTTTGATGAGCAGGAGGTCGCACTCAAGATCCTCTCGCTCCACATCTCGAACATGGATATTTCCACTGCGGTAGAGCGTTTCAAGCGTGAGGCTCGCTATGCCCATCAGCTACGGCACAGAAATATTGTCCCAGTCCTCAATTTCGGTCAAGATGGGCGTCTGCTCTACCTGGCCATGCCCCTTGTCACTGGGGGGACGCTCAAAGCCTTGCTTAAGGATGAGAAGCCGCTGTCGCTAGAGCTGGCTCTGCGCTATCTCGGCGACCTCGCTGAAGCAGTAGATGCGGTGCATGCCCATCCGCAACGCATTGTCCATCGCGATATCAAGCCATCGAATCTCCTCATTCACCAGGACGACGGGCGGCTGGTCCTGACTGACTTTGGTATTGCGCGCGCCATGGAAAAGGAGGTGCCGCTGACGCAGCGAGGTTGGGCTTTGGGTACCCAACACTATATTGCTCCTGAGCAGGAGAAAGGGCATGCTGAGCCGGCGAGCGATATCTACTCAATGGGGGTCGTCGTCTATCAGATGTTCACGGGCCTGCTGCCTTTTCAGGCTATCGTGCGCAGTCACTCAGCCGAGCTGCCGCCGCCGAGCCAGCTCAACCCGGCCCTCAATCCCGGGGTAGATGCTGCTATGCTCCGGGCCATGCACATTGACCCCGCCCAGCGCTGGCCGAGCGCCCGCGCCTTCGCGGAAGCTGTGAAGGAGGCTCTTGCCGAGGCCCCAACCGTGATTGTGCCGCCGCCGGAGCGCAGCAGTCCCTTACGCAGCGGCGCCAATGTACTGGTGCGTACTCTCATCCCTGAAAATCCCTGTGGAGCCTGTGGACGAGAGAACCGTCCCGGCTCGCGCTACTGTCGGCACTGCGGCCAGGCTCTCAATGGAACCTCACCGCTCGTGATTGACGTCTGCCAGGTCGGCTATATAAGCGACGTAGGACGGCGCTATGTCGCCCAAGACAACGAAGACATGCTGCTTGTGGTTCAGGGGCTTGGCCTTGGTCTTGGGCTGCCGCCACGTCCGTTCGGCCTGTTCGGTGTTGCCGATGGCCTGCGCGGGCCGGAAGGGCGCTCGATCGGGGGACATGAAGCCAGTCATCTGGCCATTGCCACGGTGGCTGACGTCCTCATCCCGCGTCTGACCGCCCTGCCGCTCAGAGGGCAGAATGGAGCTCACCTGCAAGCTGCACAGCAAGCTGAGTTCTGGCTGCGGGAAAGTGTCCTACGCGCCAACCAGGTCATCTACCACTCTAATGCTGACTACAACACATTCATGGCCAGCACGCTGACTGTGGCTCTGCTTCATTGCCACCATCTCTATGTGGCCAGCATTGGCGATAGCCGGGCCTATCACTTTGTTCCCGGCAGAGGACTGGAGCGCATCACCCGTGATCACTCGCTGGCTGCTAACCTGGTTGAAGCAGAGCTACTGGCACCTGACGATCTCTACAGCAGTGCCCGTCGCCATCGCCTCTACCGCTATTTGGGTCTGGCGCCTCACCTGCAGATGGACTTCTTCAGTCGGCAGGTAGCGGTAGGTGATCTGATTCTGCTCTGTACCGATGGCCTCTGGCACATGCTCCGCGATGAGCGTCTGAGCGAGTTGCTGGCACGTGGGGGGGACCTCCAACAGCTGGCTCGCTTGCTGGTTGATGAGGCCAATCGCGCCGGCGGCGAAGGCAACATCAGCGTTATCCTGGTGCGCGTGCAATAG
- a CDS encoding DUF4097 family beta strand repeat-containing protein, translating into MSQQHMMFPPGEEPQPAREEQAQTEREPRHPPPSFWDAGYEAHAAFGKVQPGSSSLPAWQLVLIVVVIVIIGSLFISYLNNLLGLGLALVALIVLGGIVAFWGFRRVVALPVSRFEVTGRPTLIVRNPAGPISIHRGDSSTNTIEILATKYLSGLVGERDELVVDCQQRENTVSVDVSGLYRPSFLPANLGYVRLDIWVPAVCDLQIEGNAGSVQVLGGQGRLTVKTNAGTITVLQATLEDRSRLETDAGTITVQQSRLCGQVYCHTNAGAISFGGTLEPGGHYQMTTNAGTIDVTLPSDTPLLLAASSNLGGVTNEFGQAPVGAPPRAQLQLHTNLGSVTVRRAGPALP; encoded by the coding sequence ATGAGCCAGCAGCATATGATGTTCCCGCCAGGTGAAGAGCCACAGCCAGCGAGAGAAGAGCAGGCCCAAACCGAGAGGGAGCCGCGCCATCCTCCACCTTCTTTTTGGGACGCGGGTTATGAGGCCCACGCGGCTTTTGGGAAAGTGCAACCAGGCTCTTCTTCGTTGCCAGCCTGGCAGCTTGTTTTGATAGTTGTCGTCATCGTCATTATTGGTAGTCTCTTTATCAGCTATCTCAATAACCTCCTTGGCCTGGGGCTCGCGCTGGTTGCCCTCATCGTGCTGGGGGGTATCGTAGCCTTCTGGGGCTTTAGGAGGGTCGTCGCCCTGCCCGTCAGCCGCTTCGAGGTCACTGGGCGTCCGACGCTCATCGTTCGCAATCCGGCTGGCCCCATCTCCATTCATCGCGGGGACAGCTCCACCAATACGATTGAGATTCTGGCAACCAAATATCTCAGCGGCCTCGTGGGCGAACGCGACGAGCTCGTTGTCGACTGCCAGCAGAGGGAGAACACGGTCAGTGTTGACGTCTCGGGCCTCTACCGGCCTTCCTTTTTGCCTGCAAACCTGGGCTATGTCCGTCTGGATATCTGGGTGCCTGCAGTCTGTGACCTGCAGATCGAGGGTAACGCTGGCTCTGTTCAGGTCCTGGGCGGGCAGGGACGACTGACGGTCAAGACGAATGCAGGCACGATTACCGTGCTGCAGGCCACACTTGAAGATCGCTCAAGACTGGAGACGGATGCTGGCACCATCACTGTCCAGCAGAGTCGGCTCTGCGGGCAGGTTTACTGCCACACGAACGCTGGTGCGATCTCCTTTGGTGGAACCCTGGAGCCCGGAGGGCATTATCAGATGACAACGAACGCGGGTACAATTGATGTTACCTTGCCGTCCGACACGCCGCTGCTGCTTGCCGCCTCTTCCAACCTGGGGGGCGTGACCAATGAGTTCGGGCAGGCCCCTGTCGGCGCTCCTCCCCGGGCCCAGTTGCAGCTGCATACCAATCTTGGTAGCGTCACAGTCCGCCGCGCAGGCCCAGCTCTTCCCTGA
- a CDS encoding RidA family protein, which yields MSGLERRIVSSGSPYEPVIGFARAVRLGNVIAVSGTAPLGPDGKTVAPGDAAAQTRRCLEIIQAALEQLGADLSAVMRTRIFLTRAEDWEQVGRVHGEFFGTVRPASTMVQVARLLDPQWLVEIEADALLPGDAL from the coding sequence GTGAGTGGCTTAGAGCGTCGAATCGTTTCCTCTGGCTCACCCTATGAGCCAGTCATCGGCTTCGCGCGGGCTGTCCGTCTGGGCAATGTGATCGCTGTCTCGGGCACTGCACCGCTTGGCCCAGATGGAAAAACAGTGGCCCCTGGCGATGCCGCTGCTCAGACGCGACGTTGCCTGGAGATTATTCAGGCGGCCCTGGAGCAACTTGGCGCCGATCTCTCAGCGGTGATGCGCACCCGTATCTTTCTGACGCGCGCAGAAGACTGGGAGCAGGTAGGCCGTGTTCATGGTGAGTTCTTTGGCACGGTGCGTCCGGCCTCTACTATGGTGCAGGTGGCGCGCTTACTTGATCCCCAATGGCTGGTAGAGATTGAAGCCGATGCCCTTCTCCCGGGGGATGCTCTGTAG
- a CDS encoding AMP-binding protein: protein MPEKMFAPELFRPPVEFPEVPYDHLLRRAAERNPDGRAIIYHDLSLTYREVVSMVNCIANGLYNLGLRKGERLCIFTLNRPEYTITFIAAASIGLVVTPMNPSYKEREIAYQLENSEASAILVQRELLPLLQAVLGQKSLPNLKHIIVTGSHVPEGLPQAIPFGRLLRESSPKAPPAVPIDPDDLLALPYSSGTTGLPKGTMLTHRNLVSNNLQFTTALQTTFTDVALLFLPFYHIYGVMLTGGFLACGATQIVMERFDMLQSLELCEKYNVTYYFAVPPIILALANAPIDLGKLKSVKYIFSGAAPLAPEPARKVQEKTGIQVVQGYGLTEASPLTHAQPKDPALVRLESVGLPVHNTEQKIVDLETGTRELPVGEDGEIIIRGPQVMKGYWKAPEETAQTLRDGWLYTGDIGHVDEDGYTYIVDRKKEMIKYKGFGIAPAEIEALLLEHPAVVDAAVIPVPDPEAGEVPKGFVVLRPGQSVTPDELIAFVNGRLAGYKRLGFVEFIDAIPKVASGKILRRELKERERARRAAEQQAL from the coding sequence ATGCCAGAGAAAATGTTTGCTCCCGAGCTGTTCAGGCCTCCCGTCGAGTTCCCGGAAGTTCCCTATGATCACCTGCTGCGCAGAGCGGCGGAGCGTAATCCCGATGGGCGGGCCATCATTTACCATGACCTCAGCCTGACCTATCGAGAGGTTGTCTCGATGGTGAACTGCATTGCCAACGGGCTGTACAATCTGGGGCTGCGCAAAGGCGAGCGGCTCTGCATATTTACCCTCAATCGACCGGAGTACACCATTACCTTCATTGCCGCGGCCTCCATTGGTCTGGTTGTCACTCCGATGAATCCCTCCTACAAAGAGCGCGAGATTGCCTATCAGCTAGAGAACTCGGAGGCCAGCGCCATCCTGGTGCAGCGCGAGCTACTACCGCTGCTACAGGCAGTGCTGGGGCAGAAGTCGCTGCCCAATCTGAAGCATATCATTGTCACCGGCAGCCACGTACCCGAGGGCCTGCCCCAGGCGATCCCCTTTGGGCGCCTGCTGCGCGAGTCCTCGCCGAAGGCGCCGCCGGCGGTTCCGATCGATCCCGATGATCTGCTGGCGCTCCCCTATTCCTCGGGCACGACTGGCCTGCCCAAAGGAACGATGCTCACCCACCGCAATCTGGTCTCCAATAATCTGCAGTTCACCACGGCGCTTCAAACGACCTTCACCGATGTAGCTCTGCTCTTCCTACCTTTCTACCACATCTATGGTGTCATGCTGACCGGCGGTTTCCTGGCCTGTGGGGCGACGCAGATTGTCATGGAGCGCTTCGATATGCTCCAGTCTCTTGAGCTATGTGAGAAATACAATGTGACCTACTACTTCGCAGTTCCCCCGATTATCCTGGCCTTGGCAAATGCTCCCATTGACCTGGGCAAGCTCAAGAGCGTCAAATACATCTTCTCTGGAGCGGCCCCGCTGGCGCCGGAGCCAGCCCGCAAAGTCCAGGAAAAGACTGGCATTCAGGTTGTCCAGGGCTATGGTCTGACCGAAGCCTCGCCGCTCACTCATGCTCAGCCGAAAGATCCAGCCCTGGTGCGGCTGGAGAGCGTCGGCCTGCCCGTACACAATACTGAGCAGAAGATTGTCGACCTCGAGACCGGCACGCGCGAGCTGCCGGTGGGCGAGGATGGAGAGATCATCATCCGTGGCCCCCAGGTGATGAAGGGCTACTGGAAGGCGCCCGAGGAGACGGCTCAGACCCTGCGCGATGGCTGGCTCTATACGGGTGACATCGGCCATGTCGACGAGGACGGCTACACCTACATTGTTGATCGTAAGAAGGAGATGATCAAGTACAAGGGCTTTGGCATTGCCCCTGCAGAAATCGAGGCCCTGTTGCTAGAGCATCCCGCGGTCGTGGATGCGGCGGTGATCCCCGTGCCCGATCCCGAGGCCGGTGAGGTGCCTAAAGGCTTTGTCGTCCTGCGTCCAGGTCAGAGCGTGACGCCCGATGAGCTGATCGCCTTTGTCAATGGACGCCTGGCTGGCTACAAGCGCCTGGGCTTTGTGGAGTTCATCGACGCTATCCCCAAAGTCGCTTCTGGGAAGATCCTCCGTCGCGAGCTGAAGGAGCGCGAGCGCGCGCGCCGTGCCGCCGAACAGCAGGCGCTCTAA
- a CDS encoding GxGYxYP domain-containing protein, translating into MDAERGAASSSLDWPATAFFPHWQVPQNLVVADLRDASFAIKLAASTLAGLVNVPQPQLYLATYEDDLFWLQAAIAPWPVLLERLEGQGEILLRELIARFQTRIAGFIVYDPRRPASVNVATTLAGIQRGVVAAPELLPLLQQAAGEKPVLLDLRLSHWPSEYLAYRWASAASARQRSRRSLAGMNPAIASGLRSFLVATRTFVHWLDSRLWQPFTGQQRQLLEELLAELLPGSVHLGWFPDEGSGVTLASERTVAVLASDHCSNLEVWNALQPPELINHLQALAQRYRRQQDERPLPALEPRVYLSLTISDGDNLQYTQHRLLHLWRDPARGRLPLGWTIAPALLEAAPALAAYYLETASPQDELIAGPSGAAYIFPSRWPATQLPAFLEHSQRLLSGMGLSLLQVLDGDWRQQLGLPLPTSMRMSSAAGQRAFIEALQPAGLRGLLTGAGGLTLSYKKVRGLPVYHNLGLVSSRSQLVQLVRGLQAIHRRRPLFLQLYVLAWRLTPTVLWEALQDLGEIVSPVTPGQLLQLIAQQGEGAES; encoded by the coding sequence ATGGATGCCGAGCGGGGCGCGGCGTCGTCCTCTCTTGACTGGCCAGCAACTGCTTTTTTTCCACACTGGCAAGTGCCTCAAAACCTGGTCGTGGCCGATTTGCGCGATGCTTCCTTCGCGATCAAGCTGGCCGCCAGTACGCTGGCTGGCCTGGTCAATGTGCCACAGCCACAGCTCTATCTGGCAACCTATGAGGATGATCTTTTCTGGCTGCAAGCCGCCATCGCTCCTTGGCCTGTGCTGCTGGAGAGGCTGGAAGGGCAGGGGGAGATCCTGCTCAGGGAGCTGATCGCTCGCTTTCAGACACGCATTGCTGGCTTCATCGTCTACGACCCGCGACGCCCGGCCAGCGTGAATGTGGCGACCACCCTGGCCGGTATCCAGAGAGGGGTGGTGGCAGCCCCTGAGCTGCTGCCGCTGCTGCAACAAGCAGCAGGAGAGAAGCCAGTGTTGCTGGATCTGCGCCTCTCACACTGGCCGAGTGAGTACCTGGCTTATCGCTGGGCCAGCGCGGCCAGCGCGCGCCAGAGGTCGCGGAGATCGCTGGCTGGCATGAACCCGGCAATTGCCAGCGGCCTGCGCTCGTTTCTGGTGGCTACGCGCACCTTTGTCCACTGGCTCGATTCGCGCCTCTGGCAACCCTTTACAGGCCAGCAGCGCCAGCTGCTGGAGGAGTTGTTAGCCGAGCTTCTCCCCGGCAGCGTCCACCTGGGCTGGTTTCCAGACGAGGGAAGTGGGGTCACACTGGCCTCGGAGCGGACCGTGGCGGTCCTGGCTAGCGACCACTGCAGCAACCTGGAGGTCTGGAACGCGCTGCAACCCCCAGAGCTGATTAACCACCTCCAGGCTCTGGCCCAGCGCTATCGTCGTCAGCAGGACGAGCGCCCTCTGCCAGCTCTGGAGCCACGTGTCTATCTTTCTTTAACGATCAGTGATGGCGATAACCTGCAATACACGCAACACCGTCTGCTGCATCTGTGGCGCGATCCGGCCCGCGGCAGGCTGCCGCTCGGTTGGACAATCGCCCCTGCACTCTTGGAGGCCGCTCCCGCTCTGGCCGCCTATTATCTGGAGACGGCCAGCCCCCAGGACGAGTTGATCGCCGGCCCCAGCGGCGCTGCCTACATTTTTCCTTCGCGCTGGCCAGCCACTCAGCTTCCAGCCTTTCTGGAGCATAGCCAGCGCTTGCTGTCAGGGATGGGCCTCTCCCTGCTGCAGGTGCTCGACGGCGATTGGCGCCAGCAGCTGGGCCTCCCACTCCCGACCAGTATGCGTATGTCTAGCGCTGCGGGCCAGCGCGCCTTCATCGAGGCTCTTCAGCCTGCGGGGCTGCGCGGCCTGCTCACAGGCGCTGGCGGTCTGACGCTAAGCTATAAGAAAGTCAGGGGGCTGCCCGTCTATCACAATCTGGGCCTTGTCAGCAGCAGATCTCAGCTGGTGCAGCTTGTCAGAGGCCTGCAGGCCATCCATCGTCGGCGTCCGCTCTTCCTCCAGCTCTATGTACTGGCCTGGCGCCTGACGCCCACTGTCCTCTGGGAAGCGCTCCAGGACCTGGGTGAGATTGTCTCTCCTGTGACCCCAGGTCAGCTGTTGCAGCTCATTGCCCAACAAGGAGAAGGTGCGGAGTCGTGA